The following are encoded together in the Malaya genurostris strain Urasoe2022 chromosome 3, Malgen_1.1, whole genome shotgun sequence genome:
- the LOC131438651 gene encoding uncharacterized protein LOC131438651, with translation MLEVERFRIVGYVYAVGCMVYSVIEIVAAVNTLMGDECDKDAFIKLMMATLFLTFNIFLLIGISTANMANVHANAIFTIIFDLIVIINVLTSLSIRMFNGESFDRKSEGVVTLVLVTLFLALSIGQIWILTGVRRYVKTRQRAT, from the exons ATGCTAGAGGTGGAGCGATTCCGAATAGTAGGCTATGTTTATGCCGTCGGTTGTATGGTATATTCGGTTATAGAAATTGTAGCGGCTGTAAACACATTGATGG GAGATGAATGTGACAAAGATGCGTTCATCAAGCTGATGATGGCCACACTGTTTCTTACCTTCAACATATTCTTGCTAATTGGAATCAGCACG GCGAACATGGCAAATGTGCATGCTAATGCTATCTTTACGATTATTTTTGATCTAATAGTTATCATCAACGTGCTCACGAGCTTATCGATCCGGATGTTCAATGGAGAATCGTTTGATCGTAAAAGTGAAGGCGTAGTTACTTTGGTTTTAGTGACGCTATTTTTAG CTCTTTCGATTGGCCAGATTTGGATACTGACCGGAGTGAGACGCTACGTGAAAACGCGACAAAGGGCTACATAG